In a single window of the Zea mays cultivar B73 chromosome 5, Zm-B73-REFERENCE-NAM-5.0, whole genome shotgun sequence genome:
- the LOC103626724 gene encoding uncharacterized protein yields MFVNKDKGVAIARCCRRSCSWAPGRSCSRCWSAEAGCRSTCTWTTPSPTSSAPCSSRSSSPSLEAPSTACLTSSRSSASRTTGLLCCSRWQAVSCTATSVEMVACIGIEAISRLLFFNVSNSMTSEATQALWRHTSISEWCFINEGSIN; encoded by the exons ATGTTCGTGAACAAGGACAAGGGCGTCGCCATCGCCCGATGCTGTCGTCGCTCTTGTTCCTGGGCACCTGGCCGGTCGTGCTCACGCTGCTGGAGCGCCGAGGCCGGCTGCCGCAGCACATGTACCTGGACTACTCCTTCACCAACCTCCTCGGCACCGTGCTCGTCGCGCTCATCTTCGCCCAGCTTGGAGGCACCAAGCACAGCATGCCTAACTTCTTCACGCAGTTCAGCCAGCAGGACAACTGGCCTTCTGTGTTGTTCGCGATGGCAGGCAGTGTCGTGCACAGC GACGTCTGTTGAGATGGTTGCTTGCATAGGTATAGAGGCAATCTCGAG GTTGTTATTCTTCAATGTTTCAAATAGTATGACTTCTGAAGCTACACAGGCTCTATGGAGACACACATCTATAAGTGAATGGTGTTTCATCAATGAG GGTTCAATCAATTGA